One window of the Osmerus mordax isolate fOsmMor3 chromosome 2, fOsmMor3.pri, whole genome shotgun sequence genome contains the following:
- the LOC136964395 gene encoding zinc finger protein 271-like yields MKTPHCDICGKSFSISNNLKRHMKIHAGEKPYSCDLCDKTFSQAANAKVHRRIHTRERPYSCDLCGKTFSHSGNFKVHCKIHTEENPYSCDICHKTLSSGNSLKVHRRIHTGEKPYSCDLCDKTFSHANSFTIHRRIHTGERRYSCDLCGKTFSHANYFTIHHRIHTGEKPFSCDLCDQTFSSVSNFNVHRRIHTGEKPYSCDLCDKTFSHANSFTIHRRTHTGEKPYSCDLCDKTFSSGNSLTVHRRIHTGERRYSCDLCGKTFSRYSSFTVHSRIHTGEKPYSCDLCHKTFSSGNSLTVHRRVHTGEKPYSCDLCDKTFSHAISFTIHRRTHTGEKPYSCDLCDKAFSSGNSLTVHRRIHTGEKRYCTLCGKTFSSGRGFTVHSRIHTGEKPYSCDLCDYSCKTSGHLKSHLRVHNRKTPKQ; encoded by the coding sequence ATGAAGACACCTCACTGTGATATATGTGGGAAGAGCTTTTCCATATCCAATAACCTTAAAAGGCACATGAAGATCCacgctggagagaagccctacagctgtgacctttgtgataaaacctttagccaagCTGCAAATGCCAAAGTTCACCGTAGGATCCACACTAGAGAgaggccctacagctgtgacctctgtggtaaaacctttagccactcTGGCAATTTCAAAGTTCACTGCAAGATCCACACTGAAGAGaatccctacagctgtgacatctGTCATAAAACCTTAAGCAGTGGTAACAGTTTAaaagttcaccgcagaatccacactggagagaagccctacagctgtgacctctgtgataaaacctttagccatgctaaCAGTTTCAcaattcaccgcagaatccacactggagagaggcgctacagctgtgacctctgtggtaaaacctttagccatgctaaCTATTTCACAATTCaccacagaatccacactggagagaagcccttcagctgtgacctctgtgatcaAACCTTTAGCAGTGTTAGCAATTTCAacgttcaccgcagaatccacactggagagaagccctacagctgtgacctctgtgataaaacctttagccatgctaaCAGTTTCACAATTCACCGCAGAACCCAcacgggagagaagccctacagctgtgacctctgtgataaaacctttagcagtggtaacagtttaacagttcaccgcagaatccacactggagagaggcgctacagctgtgacctctgtggtaaaacctttagcaggtatagcagtttcacagttcacagcaggatccacactggagagaagccctacagctgtgacctctgtcataaaacctttagcagtggtaacagtttaacagttcaccgcagagtccacactggagagaagccctacagctgtgacctctgtgataaaacctttagccatgccaTCAGTTTCACAATACACCGCAGAACCCACaccggagagaagccctacagctgtgacctctgtgataaagcCTTTAGCAGTGgtaacagtttaacagttcaccgcagaatccacactggagagaagcgcTACTGTaccctctgtggtaaaacctttagcagtgGTAGAGGTttcacagttcacagcaggatccacactggagagaagccctacagctgtgacctctgtgactaTTCATGTAAAACAAGTGGCCATCTGAAGAGTCACCTGCGTGTCCACAATAGAAAAAccccaaagcagtga